A genomic window from Glycine soja cultivar W05 chromosome 10, ASM419377v2, whole genome shotgun sequence includes:
- the LOC114370690 gene encoding heavy metal-associated isoprenylated plant protein 39-like isoform X2 — translation MDPQKVVLKVLTMTDDKTKKKAIEAAADIYGVDSIAADVTEQKLTVIGEMDAVAVVKKLKKVGKVDIISVGPAKEEKKEEKKAEKMEEKPEGKPEEKQEEKK, via the exons ATGGATCCCCAG AAGGTGGTGTTAAAGGTCCTTACTATGACAgatgacaaaacaaaaaagaaagcaatTGAAGCAGCTGCAGATATCTATG GGGTTGATTCGATTGCCGCAGATGTGACGGAACAGAAGTTGACAGTGATTGGTGAAATGGATGCAGTGGCAGTGGTGAAGAAGCTGAAGAAAGTAGGGAAAGTGGATATAATATCAGTTGGACCTgccaaggaagagaaaaaagaagaaaagaaagcggAAAAGATGGAAGAGAAACCAGAAGGGAAGCCAGAAGAGAAacaggaagagaaaaaataa
- the LOC114370690 gene encoding heavy metal-associated isoprenylated plant protein 39-like isoform X1 yields MDPQQKVVLKVLTMTDDKTKKKAIEAAADIYGVDSIAADVTEQKLTVIGEMDAVAVVKKLKKVGKVDIISVGPAKEEKKEEKKAEKMEEKPEGKPEEKQEEKK; encoded by the exons ATGGATCCCCAG CAGAAGGTGGTGTTAAAGGTCCTTACTATGACAgatgacaaaacaaaaaagaaagcaatTGAAGCAGCTGCAGATATCTATG GGGTTGATTCGATTGCCGCAGATGTGACGGAACAGAAGTTGACAGTGATTGGTGAAATGGATGCAGTGGCAGTGGTGAAGAAGCTGAAGAAAGTAGGGAAAGTGGATATAATATCAGTTGGACCTgccaaggaagagaaaaaagaagaaaagaaagcggAAAAGATGGAAGAGAAACCAGAAGGGAAGCCAGAAGAGAAacaggaagagaaaaaataa